TATGGAAGCGGTAACGCAGGTGCTACCAATACTTTGCGGGTTCTTGGTCCTAAAGCCGCACTTCCGGTACTCTTCTTCGATATTCTCAAAGGATTTGCTGCCGTAAAGCTTCATCTTTTTCTGAACTCATCCGTCCTGGAGCCGGAGGCATTTATGATCCTGAAACTGGCTTTAGGATATATGGCCATCATTGGTCATTTGTTTCCTGTATTTGCCGGTTTTCGCGGGGGCAAGGGTGTCGCGACTTTGATGGGAGTGATCATCGCCATTCATATTCCTGCGGCCTTGCTGGTGCTTGGTGTATTTGTTATTACGCTGGTTCTTACGCGGCTGGTTTCAGTCTCGTCTATGGTGGCAGCCATGTCATTCCCGGTTTTTATGGCTTTTATATATGTCCGGGGAGAAATTCCTGCAATTCTTATAGCAGTTTTGTTTCCGCTGACCTTAATTTATACCCATCGCAGCAACATCAGAAAATTGTTTGAAGGAACTGAAGACAGGCTAAGTTTCGGTAAAAAAGACTGACGAGAAATATGTCGTTCCATATTTATAATTCCGATACAGAAACATTAACGGAGAAAAAGGTTGATACCGGCACTACTGATGGAATGAAGCTGGTGGTATATAATGACGATTTCCACACTTTTGATTTCGTAATAGAAAGCCTGGTACAAGTATGTGCTCACCCGCCCGAACAGGCCGAACAATTGACCCTGCAAATCCATTTTAAAGGGCGGGCAATTGTTAAAACGGGGGATGAAGAAATGCTTTCACCCATGCATCGTGCGCTCTGCGAACGACAACTGACAGCCGAAATCCAATAATTTACAGATATGAAAATCAAACTGATCGCTTATGCTGCGCTGTTCATAATGGTGGCAGGATGCTCCAGTGTACCCATTACCAATCGCAAGCAGATGAATCTTCTTCCTGAAAGCGAGGTAAGAAGCATGGCTGTGAGTGAATATCGCTCATTCCTGTCGCAGAGCAAAGTAGTGAACAACACCGAAAATTCGCGGGAACTGAAGTCAGTGGGAGAGAAGATCAGCCGTGGAGCAGAAAAATATCTTTCAGAGAATAAAATGGGCGACCGCGTAAAAAATTATAGCTGGGAATTTAATCTGATTGATGATCCCACTGTAAACGCTTGGGCCATGCCTGGAGGTAAGGTTGTTTTTTACGCAGGCATTCTGCCGGTATGCCAGGACGAGAACGGAATAGCCGTGGTGATGGGACATGAAATAGCACATGCCGTAGCGCGCCACGGTAATGAGCGGATGAGCCAGGCACTTGCTGCGCAGTTGGGTGGTATGGCCCTGGATGTTGCACTGAGTGACAAACCTGAACAAACCCGACAGTTATTTTTGTCGGCCTACGGGGTAGGTGCCAATGTAGCTGTGCTGTTGCCTTATTCCCGGTTGCACGAATCTGAG
The sequence above is drawn from the Bacteroidia bacterium genome and encodes:
- the plsY gene encoding glycerol-3-phosphate 1-O-acyltransferase PlsY, producing MHLILQLILMGIIAYLLGSLPTAVIVSRYFYKRDVRDYGSGNAGATNTLRVLGPKAALPVLFFDILKGFAAVKLHLFLNSSVLEPEAFMILKLALGYMAIIGHLFPVFAGFRGGKGVATLMGVIIAIHIPAALLVLGVFVITLVLTRLVSVSSMVAAMSFPVFMAFIYVRGEIPAILIAVLFPLTLIYTHRSNIRKLFEGTEDRLSFGKKD
- a CDS encoding ATP-dependent Clp protease adaptor ClpS, with translation MSFHIYNSDTETLTEKKVDTGTTDGMKLVVYNDDFHTFDFVIESLVQVCAHPPEQAEQLTLQIHFKGRAIVKTGDEEMLSPMHRALCERQLTAEIQ
- a CDS encoding M48 family metallopeptidase, producing the protein MKIKLIAYAALFIMVAGCSSVPITNRKQMNLLPESEVRSMAVSEYRSFLSQSKVVNNTENSRELKSVGEKISRGAEKYLSENKMGDRVKNYSWEFNLIDDPTVNAWAMPGGKVVFYAGILPVCQDENGIAVVMGHEIAHAVARHGNERMSQALAAQLGGMALDVALSDKPEQTRQLFLSAYGVGANVAVLLPYSRLHESEADKLGLVFMAVAGYDPREAPAFWKRMQAQSGGGSPPEFLSTHPGDERRIKDLNDYMPKALKHYAPAQQ